A region of Streptomyces sp. NBC_01267 DNA encodes the following proteins:
- a CDS encoding amidohydrolase family protein: MSPVDRYTVISADCHAGADLLDYKPYLEKRHHEDFDAWAATYVNPYEDLVADTADRNWNSARRLAELEADGIVAEVVFPNTIPPFFPSASLMAPAPSKEEYAQRWAGLRAHNRWLADFCAQAPGRRAGVAQILLNDVGEAVREVRRTRAAGLTGGILLPGAPPGSGVPELYSQTYDPLWAVCEELGVPVNHHGGSASPPLGDEPAARAVFMVETTWFSHRALWHLIFGGAFRRHPGLRLVLTEQGSGWIPRVLDMLDYYHGRLVSAASKAATAESKFGAGLATSMGGGPSEVWRDNCFVGASFMRPHEVPLREQIGLDKIMWGSDYPHDEGTHPYTREGLRIAYAGLPREEVAAMVGGNAARVYGFDLALLDPVAAKTGPTVAEVAEPLTEVPADATSPAFARGGSVRVW; encoded by the coding sequence GCCGACTGCCACGCCGGCGCCGACCTGCTGGACTACAAGCCGTACCTGGAGAAGCGCCACCACGAGGACTTCGACGCCTGGGCGGCCACGTACGTCAATCCGTACGAGGACCTCGTCGCCGACACCGCCGACCGCAACTGGAACTCCGCCCGCCGGCTCGCCGAACTCGAAGCGGACGGCATCGTGGCGGAGGTCGTCTTCCCCAACACCATTCCGCCGTTCTTCCCGAGCGCCTCGCTGATGGCCCCGGCGCCGTCGAAGGAGGAGTACGCGCAGCGCTGGGCCGGGCTGCGCGCCCACAACCGCTGGCTCGCCGACTTCTGCGCGCAGGCGCCGGGACGGCGGGCGGGCGTCGCCCAGATCCTCCTCAACGATGTCGGGGAGGCCGTACGGGAGGTGCGTCGCACCCGGGCGGCGGGCCTCACCGGCGGGATCCTGCTGCCCGGCGCCCCGCCGGGCTCCGGGGTGCCCGAGCTGTACTCGCAGACGTACGACCCGCTCTGGGCGGTCTGCGAGGAGCTGGGAGTCCCGGTCAACCACCACGGCGGCTCGGCCTCCCCGCCGCTGGGCGACGAACCCGCCGCGCGGGCCGTCTTCATGGTCGAGACCACCTGGTTCTCGCACCGCGCCCTCTGGCATCTGATCTTCGGCGGGGCCTTCCGGCGGCACCCCGGCCTCCGGCTCGTCCTCACCGAACAGGGCTCCGGCTGGATCCCGCGGGTCCTCGACATGCTGGACTACTACCACGGCCGACTGGTCTCGGCGGCCTCGAAGGCGGCCACCGCCGAGTCCAAGTTCGGTGCGGGGCTCGCTACTTCGATGGGCGGCGGGCCCAGCGAGGTCTGGCGCGACAACTGCTTCGTCGGTGCGAGCTTCATGCGTCCGCACGAGGTGCCGCTGCGGGAGCAGATCGGCCTGGACAAGATCATGTGGGGCAGCGACTACCCGCACGACGAAGGCACTCATCCCTACACCCGCGAGGGTCTGCGGATCGCCTACGCGGGGCTCCCGCGCGAGGAGGTGGCCGCCATGGTGGGCGGCAACGCCGCCCGGGTGTACGGCTTCGACCTCGCCCTGCTCGATCCCGTCGCCGCGAAGACGGGGCCGACCGTGGCCGAGGTCGCCGAGCCGCTGACGGAGGTCCCGGCGGACGCCACGAGCCCGGCCTTCGCCCGCGGAGGGTCGGTCCGGGTGTGGTGA